A genomic segment from Bradyrhizobium diazoefficiens USDA 110 encodes:
- a CDS encoding DUF1127 domain-containing protein, with translation MTTISQAAGRSLRPSSSSGFFRALASAIHALFDRLERRSAVKTLSELDDHALRDIGITRSQIEDAVYGQFKAEMTRYL, from the coding sequence ATGACCACGATCTCGCAAGCTGCCGGGCGGAGTTTACGCCCATCCTCGTCGAGCGGATTTTTCCGCGCTCTCGCCAGCGCCATCCATGCGCTGTTCGACCGCCTGGAGCGTCGCTCCGCCGTCAAGACGCTGAGCGAACTCGACGACCACGCCCTGCGCGACATCGGGATCACGCGCAGCCAGATCGAGGACGCGGTCTACGGGCAGTTCAAAGCCGAGATGACGCGGTATCTGTAA
- the flgK gene encoding flagellar hook-associated protein FlgK: MGLSSALASAMSGLRANQAALSIVSSNVANSQTPGYVVQTPNQIEVTTGDFGSTAMTTGVSRELDSYVLNQLRTETGGSGYADQMANILKQLQSVYGTPGNSGTLETALNKFTTALQALSTSAGASSAQTVALGAAQALAQQLNVTTKGIQSLRSNVEQDLGTSAQQANASMQQIADINTKLQGLSANDPSAATLMDQRDQAINTLSKYVDVRVTTDGSNQANIYTTTGIQLVGAGLASQFTFASAGALSATSLYDMDPAKSGVGALNIRLPNGSQVDVVANNVVSSGQIAADLKLRDQTLVQAQNQIDQLAATMSSALSDKTTAGSTVSGPPAGFDMDLAGAAPGNTVNITYTDTTTNTQRQVTLVNVTDPAALPLQNATNANPMRIGVNFSGGMGAIASALNTALSGSHLSFSAAPSPATATTLRVTDDNTGLAKVNSSSISKTISSLTSGNPQLAVFTDGGQALYTGAITASGSQMTGLAGRIAVNTQLVSDPTRLSVYNTSPVTPAGDTTRSDYLYSQLTNAVFSYSPTTGLGSANQPFTGSVSNYLQQFLSIQGNAATQATQLQQGQSVVVSTLQAKFNSTSSVNLDSEMSNLIQLQNAYAANAHVMSVVQSMMNTLIQAQV, encoded by the coding sequence ATGGGTTTGAGTTCAGCCCTCGCCAGTGCGATGAGCGGTCTGCGTGCCAACCAGGCCGCGCTCTCGATCGTCTCCTCGAACGTCGCCAACTCGCAGACGCCAGGTTACGTCGTCCAGACGCCGAACCAGATCGAGGTCACCACCGGCGACTTCGGCTCGACGGCGATGACGACCGGCGTCAGCCGGGAGCTCGACAGCTACGTGCTGAACCAGCTGCGCACCGAGACCGGCGGCAGCGGTTACGCCGACCAGATGGCCAACATCCTGAAGCAGCTTCAGAGTGTCTATGGCACGCCCGGCAACAGCGGCACGCTCGAAACCGCGCTGAACAAGTTCACCACCGCGCTGCAGGCGCTGTCGACCAGCGCGGGTGCGTCGTCGGCGCAGACCGTTGCGCTGGGCGCGGCGCAGGCGCTGGCGCAGCAGCTCAACGTCACCACCAAGGGCATTCAGTCGCTGCGCTCCAACGTCGAGCAGGATCTGGGCACCTCGGCGCAGCAGGCCAACGCGTCGATGCAGCAGATCGCCGACATCAACACCAAGCTCCAGGGCCTGTCGGCAAACGACCCATCGGCTGCGACGCTGATGGACCAGCGCGACCAGGCCATCAACACGCTGTCGAAATATGTCGACGTCCGCGTCACCACCGACGGCTCGAACCAGGCCAACATCTACACCACGACAGGCATCCAGCTCGTCGGCGCCGGGCTCGCCTCGCAATTTACTTTTGCGTCTGCCGGTGCGCTGTCGGCGACCTCGCTCTACGACATGGATCCGGCCAAGTCCGGTGTCGGCGCGTTGAACATCAGGCTTCCGAACGGCTCGCAGGTCGACGTCGTCGCCAACAACGTGGTTTCCTCGGGCCAGATCGCGGCCGACCTCAAGCTGCGCGACCAGACGCTGGTGCAGGCGCAGAACCAGATCGACCAGCTCGCCGCCACGATGTCGAGCGCGCTGTCCGACAAGACCACGGCCGGCAGCACCGTCTCCGGCCCGCCGGCCGGGTTCGACATGGACCTTGCCGGGGCGGCGCCGGGCAACACGGTCAACATCACCTACACGGACACGACGACCAACACGCAGCGCCAGGTCACGCTCGTCAACGTGACCGACCCGGCGGCGCTGCCGCTTCAGAATGCGACCAACGCCAATCCGATGCGGATCGGCGTCAACTTCTCCGGCGGCATGGGCGCGATCGCCTCGGCGCTCAACACCGCGCTGTCGGGCTCGCACCTGTCGTTCTCCGCCGCCCCGTCGCCGGCAACCGCCACGACGCTGCGGGTGACCGACGACAACACCGGCCTCGCCAAGGTCAACTCGTCCTCGATCAGCAAGACGATCTCGTCGTTGACCTCGGGCAACCCGCAACTGGCGGTTTTCACCGACGGCGGACAGGCGCTCTACACCGGCGCGATCACCGCATCGGGCTCGCAGATGACCGGCCTTGCCGGGCGCATCGCGGTGAACACGCAGCTGGTCAGCGATCCCACGCGGCTGTCGGTCTACAACACCTCGCCGGTGACGCCCGCGGGCGACACCACGCGTTCGGACTATCTTTATTCGCAGCTCACCAACGCGGTGTTCTCCTATTCGCCGACGACCGGCCTCGGCTCGGCCAACCAGCCCTTCACCGGCAGCGTTTCGAACTACCTCCAGCAGTTCCTGAGCATCCAGGGCAACGCCGCGACCCAGGCGACCCAGCTCCAGCAGGGCCAGAGCGTCGTGGTCTCGACGCTGCAGGCGAAATTCAACTCGACCTCCAGCGTCAACCTGGACTCGGAGATGTCGAACCTGATCCAGCTCCAGAATGCCTATGCCGCTAACGCTCACGTGATGTCGGTGGTGCAGAGCATGATGAACACGTTGATCCAGGCTCAAGTGTAA
- a CDS encoding flagellar hook-basal body complex protein — MGIFDAMNTSVGGLQAQSYALQNISGNIANSSTTGYKGIGTSFVDLIPDASVPSKQVAGGVTANAKATITTQGTISSSSVATNMAITGDGFFSIQKATSVVDNLPQFGGVTYYTRRGDFQLNSNGNLVNGAGYYLMGVTVDPKTGNPQGNVATVLKFQNNFIPAQATTSIQYAANLPTQPNTAASSTAASKTLLAAGGLNPSDFQANPLPVGTPPAPYTSATVSGAAATGNIRSAYSSTTGTGTVPLQNNSSAVASTSTSLDNTVGTHLASSILTALSGQVLTINGSNTITFNGGTTVSTVGNNTTIGLGAGTTATVASILNAIQTAGGAGVTASLSASGNIQISTGTGTDVSIGSGTAATALGISSVTRGGNVLSSPALTGATVLSGSATAGGAEVLSSGFSAGPPADTITVNGQTLTFMASGASGPNQINITDNITTLLGKIDALSGASGSSISPGGVITLNTGTVSNLSVSSSNSAAFAALGFTSTITKNRDGGGTAGTGGVIGNDIATFTKESISGGAVTAYNAAGTPVNLQLRWAKTDSASLGTGHSDTWNLFYQTDPNATGTTVGWVNTGQAFTFAADGSLTSPSGSGITINNVSVGGQALGSVAFNISSGGLTQYASTSGAVTINTITQNGYAAGQLRSVAVNNNGLVVGTFSNGQNLDLAQVSLSHFNGTNYLKALDGGAYAATEQSGPAIDGASGTISGSSLEGSNTDIADEFTKLIVTQQAYSANTKVITTANSMVQDLLNVLR; from the coding sequence ATGGGTATCTTCGATGCAATGAACACCTCGGTGGGTGGTCTGCAGGCGCAGTCCTACGCGCTTCAGAACATTTCCGGCAACATCGCGAACTCATCCACCACCGGTTACAAGGGCATCGGGACCAGCTTCGTCGATCTCATCCCGGACGCCTCGGTGCCGAGCAAGCAGGTCGCGGGCGGTGTGACGGCCAACGCGAAAGCGACCATCACCACCCAGGGCACGATCTCGTCCTCCTCCGTCGCGACCAACATGGCGATCACCGGCGACGGCTTCTTCTCGATCCAGAAGGCGACTAGCGTCGTCGACAACTTGCCGCAGTTCGGCGGCGTCACCTACTACACCCGCCGCGGCGACTTCCAGCTCAATTCCAACGGCAATCTGGTCAACGGCGCCGGCTACTACCTGATGGGCGTCACGGTCGACCCGAAGACCGGCAACCCTCAGGGCAACGTGGCGACGGTCCTGAAATTCCAGAACAACTTCATTCCGGCGCAGGCGACCACTTCGATCCAGTACGCGGCGAACCTGCCGACCCAGCCGAACACGGCTGCGAGCTCGACCGCAGCCAGCAAGACGCTGCTGGCGGCTGGCGGCCTGAACCCGTCGGACTTCCAGGCCAACCCGCTGCCGGTGGGCACGCCGCCCGCGCCCTATACCAGCGCGACGGTGTCCGGTGCAGCCGCCACCGGCAACATCCGCTCGGCCTATTCGTCGACGACGGGGACGGGCACGGTTCCGCTCCAGAACAACTCGTCCGCGGTGGCTTCGACTTCCACGTCCCTTGACAACACCGTGGGCACGCATCTCGCCTCCAGCATTCTCACCGCGCTGAGCGGCCAGGTCCTGACGATCAACGGCAGCAACACGATCACCTTCAACGGTGGTACCACCGTCTCGACGGTCGGCAACAACACCACGATCGGTCTCGGCGCAGGCACGACGGCCACGGTGGCCAGCATCCTGAACGCGATCCAGACCGCCGGCGGCGCCGGCGTTACGGCCTCGCTCTCCGCCAGCGGCAACATCCAGATCTCGACCGGCACCGGCACCGACGTGTCGATCGGCAGCGGCACGGCAGCCACGGCGCTCGGCATCAGCAGCGTGACACGCGGCGGCAACGTGCTGTCCTCGCCCGCGCTCACCGGCGCCACGGTGCTGAGCGGCAGCGCGACCGCCGGCGGCGCCGAGGTGCTCTCGTCCGGCTTTTCGGCAGGCCCGCCCGCCGACACCATCACCGTCAACGGCCAGACGCTGACTTTCATGGCCTCGGGTGCCTCCGGTCCGAACCAGATCAACATCACCGACAACATCACGACCCTGCTCGGCAAGATCGACGCGCTCTCCGGCGCCTCGGGGTCTTCGATCAGCCCCGGCGGCGTGATCACGCTGAACACCGGCACCGTTTCCAACCTGTCGGTGTCCAGCTCCAACAGTGCGGCTTTCGCCGCGCTCGGCTTCACCTCGACCATCACCAAGAACCGCGACGGTGGCGGCACCGCCGGCACCGGCGGCGTGATCGGCAACGACATCGCGACCTTCACCAAGGAATCGATCAGCGGCGGTGCGGTCACCGCCTACAACGCCGCGGGCACGCCGGTGAACCTGCAATTGCGCTGGGCCAAGACCGACAGCGCGTCGCTGGGCACGGGCCATTCCGATACCTGGAACCTGTTCTACCAGACCGATCCGAATGCGACCGGCACGACGGTCGGCTGGGTCAACACCGGCCAGGCCTTCACCTTCGCCGCCGATGGCTCGCTGACCTCGCCGAGCGGTTCGGGCATCACCATCAACAATGTCAGCGTCGGCGGACAGGCGCTCGGCTCGGTCGCCTTCAACATCTCCTCGGGCGGGCTGACGCAATATGCCAGCACCAGCGGCGCGGTGACCATCAACACCATCACCCAGAACGGCTACGCCGCGGGCCAGCTCCGCTCGGTTGCCGTCAACAACAACGGCCTCGTGGTCGGAACCTTCTCCAACGGCCAGAACCTTGACCTCGCACAGGTATCGCTGTCGCACTTCAACGGCACCAATTACCTGAAGGCGCTCGACGGCGGCGCCTATGCCGCGACCGAACAGTCAGGACCGGCGATCGACGGCGCATCGGGCACCATCAGCGGCTCGTCGCTGGAAGGCTCCAACACGGACATCGCCGACGAATTCACCAAGCTGATCGTGACCCAGCAGGCCTATTCGGCCAACACCAAGGTGATCACGACCGCGAATTCGATGGTGCAGGACCTCCTGAACGTATTGCGCTGA
- a CDS encoding SixA phosphatase family protein has protein sequence MRRLMLLRHAKTETDAPSGRDQDRRLDDRGHRDAAEIGDWIASHPPFPDTVLVSHAVRARQTWDIAWATMKGRVPAPEVEVLPELYGADPAQILESIRTATNPGNPKRLLLVGHNPGMHEIALMLMGGGDPAGAKALTHNLPTAGLAIFDFDVKDWGDVAYRRGKLVLFVSPKLLRSG, from the coding sequence ATGCGCCGTTTGATGCTGCTGCGTCACGCCAAGACCGAGACCGACGCGCCGAGCGGCCGTGACCAGGATCGCCGGCTCGACGACCGCGGCCACAGGGATGCCGCCGAGATCGGCGACTGGATCGCCTCCCATCCCCCCTTCCCCGATACCGTGCTGGTGTCGCATGCCGTCCGCGCCCGGCAGACCTGGGACATCGCCTGGGCGACGATGAAAGGCCGCGTCCCCGCGCCTGAGGTCGAGGTCCTGCCGGAACTCTACGGCGCCGATCCCGCGCAGATCCTGGAATCCATTCGCACTGCAACCAACCCGGGCAACCCGAAGCGGCTGCTGCTGGTCGGCCACAATCCCGGCATGCATGAGATCGCCTTGATGCTGATGGGCGGCGGCGATCCGGCCGGCGCCAAGGCGCTCACCCACAACCTGCCCACCGCGGGGCTTGCGATCTTCGACTTTGACGTCAAGGATTGGGGGGACGTGGCCTACCGCCGCGGCAAGCTGGTGCTGTTCGTCAGCCCCAAGCTGCTTCGATCGGGATGA
- a CDS encoding NAD(P)/FAD-dependent oxidoreductase translates to MSETFTSVSQEEAGFRERARLSFDLDADICVIGAGLAGLSIALEAARLGASVAVLEGRHIGWNASGNQLGTVMPGFALPLTDLIERIGFEDARELWTLSKEGAEFVRANATEENMPGIAPSDGVLEVSNVDTGDRLISRLQMLHEDFDTEVEGWQVDRVRDVLKTDRYFHGVYYPKAFQVDGRKYVHGLAALARRAGARIFEDTPVVSIDHSGIRKRIVTPSARLRATHIVLAGNIHLGAPLRRLSETLLPVWRYAGITAPLGERVHEIIAFKGSVMDSDGVDHFRIVDGDRLMWESPETTWAARPQRFAGGVRRRIRSIFPQFGNVEIADMFGGATGQTVHGMPQIGQLRKGLWVASGFGRQGMNTSAMAGQMIARSILWGDERWRLFSPFELVWAGGATGRVAGQLVGIWGRASSAAAGTLARYRERARVKDREREARLAEANRAAGTGPRRPPPGVRPRPAPPPKPATEALEPASHDDSVSQ, encoded by the coding sequence ATGAGCGAGACTTTCACAAGCGTGTCCCAGGAAGAAGCCGGCTTTCGCGAGCGCGCGCGGCTGTCGTTCGATCTCGACGCCGATATCTGCGTGATCGGGGCAGGGCTTGCCGGGCTCTCCATTGCACTGGAGGCGGCCCGGCTCGGGGCCAGTGTCGCGGTGCTCGAGGGGCGCCATATCGGCTGGAACGCCTCCGGCAACCAGCTCGGCACCGTGATGCCGGGCTTTGCGCTGCCGCTCACCGACCTGATCGAGCGCATCGGCTTCGAGGACGCGCGCGAATTGTGGACGCTGTCGAAGGAGGGCGCCGAGTTCGTCCGCGCCAACGCCACCGAAGAGAACATGCCGGGGATCGCCCCGAGCGACGGCGTGCTCGAGGTCTCCAACGTCGACACCGGCGACAGGTTGATCAGCCGGTTGCAGATGCTGCACGAGGATTTCGACACCGAGGTCGAGGGCTGGCAGGTCGATCGCGTCCGCGACGTGCTCAAGACCGATCGCTACTTCCACGGCGTGTACTATCCCAAGGCGTTTCAAGTCGACGGCCGCAAATACGTGCACGGTCTTGCGGCGCTGGCGCGGCGGGCCGGCGCCCGCATCTTCGAGGATACGCCGGTGGTCAGCATCGACCATTCCGGCATCCGCAAGCGGATCGTCACGCCGTCGGCGCGGCTGCGCGCGACGCACATCGTGCTCGCCGGCAACATCCATCTCGGCGCGCCCTTGAGGCGCCTGTCGGAGACGCTGCTGCCGGTCTGGCGCTATGCCGGCATCACCGCGCCACTCGGCGAGCGCGTGCACGAGATCATCGCCTTCAAGGGATCGGTGATGGATTCCGACGGCGTCGATCATTTCCGTATCGTCGACGGCGACCGGCTGATGTGGGAGAGCCCGGAGACCACCTGGGCCGCACGGCCGCAGCGCTTTGCAGGCGGCGTCAGGCGGCGGATCCGGTCGATCTTCCCCCAGTTCGGCAATGTCGAGATCGCCGATATGTTCGGCGGCGCGACCGGCCAGACCGTGCACGGCATGCCGCAGATCGGCCAGTTGCGCAAAGGTCTGTGGGTGGCGAGCGGGTTCGGCCGCCAGGGCATGAACACCTCGGCCATGGCCGGGCAGATGATCGCGCGCAGCATCCTGTGGGGCGACGAGCGCTGGCGGCTGTTTTCGCCGTTCGAGCTGGTCTGGGCGGGAGGTGCGACCGGACGGGTCGCGGGTCAATTGGTCGGGATCTGGGGCAGGGCGAGCTCCGCCGCCGCAGGCACGCTCGCCCGCTACCGCGAGCGGGCGCGGGTCAAGGACAGGGAACGCGAGGCGCGGCTGGCCGAAGCCAACCGGGCCGCCGGCACCGGTCCGCGCCGTCCGCCGCCGGGTGTACGGCCGCGGCCGGCCCCGCCGCCGAAACCTGCGACTGAAGCCTTGGAACCGGCCTCGCACGACGACAGCGTCTCGCAATAA
- the msrB gene encoding peptide-methionine (R)-S-oxide reductase MsrB, with protein MFDRRILLTTVAGLFGLSAFRWLRGTPAEAGEKAAETFEITKTEAEWRAQLTPQQYEILRNHGTERPGSSPLLKEHRKGVFACAGCDLPLFASDTKFESGTGWPSFYQPIEGNVGKTEDRTYGMLRTEVHCRRCGGHLGHVFDDGPKPTGLRYCIDGFGLVFHPAAASAT; from the coding sequence ATGTTTGACCGCCGCATCCTGCTAACGACTGTCGCCGGCCTGTTCGGCCTCTCCGCCTTCCGCTGGCTGAGAGGGACACCTGCCGAGGCCGGCGAGAAGGCCGCGGAAACGTTCGAGATCACGAAGACTGAGGCCGAATGGCGTGCCCAGCTCACGCCGCAGCAATACGAGATTTTGCGCAATCACGGCACCGAGCGGCCCGGCTCGAGCCCGCTGCTCAAGGAGCACCGCAAGGGCGTTTTCGCCTGCGCCGGCTGCGACCTGCCGCTGTTTGCGTCCGACACCAAGTTCGAGAGCGGCACCGGTTGGCCGAGCTTCTATCAGCCGATCGAGGGCAATGTCGGCAAGACCGAGGACCGCACCTACGGCATGCTCCGCACCGAGGTGCATTGCCGGCGCTGCGGCGGCCATCTCGGCCACGTCTTCGACGACGGTCCGAAGCCCACTGGATTGCGCTACTGCATCGACGGTTTCGGGCTGGTTTTCCACCCGGCCGCCGCGTCCGCTACGTAG
- a CDS encoding flagellar protein, whose protein sequence is MSISSINYSSSVLGSQIRNINQQLTDLSTQLSTGKLSQNYSGMGTNEGFAIAGRAQLSNIAAYTDTITNVNVSINLANTALQSLTKIRNTVQTGSANTAQDLNVNGQTVAQNTAAAQFGSMVGVLNTQTGNRYLFSGTAVNTQSVADAGDIINGTTTQAGFKAVMAERQAADLGATGMGRLVQTQPTPSSVQVSEDVAGSPFGLKIKAVSSTLTGATVTGPSGSPVSFSVDLNGTNPSNGDKLSVQFTLPDGTTEQIDLTASTATPTPLGSFAIDASVPVNPNNTAANLNTALNTAIKKLSNTSLVAASAVTAGDNFFNTASSAIGTPKSNQAAPPAPISGATALFGTSPSDSISPGFVAGDTITVNGTTLTFVSSGATGNQLNVGDSIQTLMSKIDQITGTSKPSTIHGGSITINTDDAATLNITSSNTGALGSLGFSTTPVTATQPPLRVGSSPASSATTLVNGSATTVKWYLGNDGPGSPRSTAMARVDDSVTVQYGAQADEDAIRRQLQAIAVFGTFSTSPTGQYSGGQVSALSLRVTQALTQQPGQQRIEDIQTDIAMAQNTMKDASTRQTQAKAQLQTIIDQAESAPPDQVASEILALQNALQASYQVTSKLAQLSLVKFL, encoded by the coding sequence ATGTCGATCAGCAGCATCAACTACTCCTCGTCGGTTCTCGGCTCGCAGATCCGCAACATCAATCAGCAGCTCACCGACCTGTCGACGCAGCTCTCGACCGGCAAGCTGTCGCAGAACTATTCCGGCATGGGCACCAACGAGGGCTTTGCGATCGCCGGGCGCGCGCAGCTCTCCAACATCGCCGCCTATACCGACACCATCACCAACGTCAACGTCAGCATCAACCTAGCCAATACCGCGCTGCAGTCGCTGACCAAGATCCGCAACACGGTGCAGACGGGCTCCGCCAACACCGCGCAGGATCTCAACGTCAACGGCCAGACGGTCGCGCAGAACACCGCTGCCGCCCAGTTCGGCTCGATGGTCGGCGTGCTCAACACGCAGACGGGCAACCGCTATCTGTTCTCCGGAACCGCCGTCAACACGCAGTCGGTCGCGGATGCCGGCGACATCATCAACGGGACCACGACGCAGGCGGGTTTCAAGGCCGTCATGGCGGAGCGCCAGGCCGCCGATCTCGGCGCCACCGGCATGGGCCGGCTGGTGCAGACGCAGCCGACGCCAAGCTCGGTGCAGGTATCGGAGGACGTCGCGGGATCGCCGTTCGGGCTCAAGATCAAGGCGGTCTCCTCGACGTTGACGGGCGCGACCGTCACCGGCCCGAGCGGCTCGCCGGTGTCGTTCTCCGTCGATCTCAACGGAACCAATCCCAGCAACGGCGACAAGCTGAGCGTCCAGTTCACGCTGCCTGATGGTACGACCGAGCAGATCGACCTGACGGCGTCGACGGCGACGCCGACGCCGCTCGGCAGCTTTGCGATCGATGCAAGCGTCCCGGTTAACCCGAACAATACCGCGGCGAACCTCAACACCGCGCTGAACACCGCGATCAAGAAGCTTTCCAACACCTCGCTTGTGGCAGCGTCGGCCGTGACCGCCGGCGACAATTTCTTCAACACGGCCAGCTCTGCGATCGGTACTCCGAAGAGCAACCAGGCGGCTCCACCCGCACCGATCAGTGGGGCGACGGCGCTGTTCGGCACGAGCCCCTCGGATTCGATCTCGCCGGGCTTCGTCGCCGGCGACACCATCACCGTCAACGGGACCACGCTCACTTTCGTCAGCTCGGGTGCGACCGGCAACCAGCTCAATGTCGGCGACAGCATCCAGACCCTGATGAGCAAGATCGACCAGATCACGGGGACTTCGAAGCCCTCGACGATCCATGGCGGTTCGATCACGATCAACACGGACGATGCGGCGACCCTGAACATCACGAGCTCGAATACCGGGGCGCTGGGTTCGCTCGGTTTCAGCACGACGCCGGTCACCGCGACGCAGCCGCCGCTGCGCGTCGGCTCCTCGCCTGCGAGTTCCGCGACGACGCTGGTGAACGGCTCGGCCACGACGGTGAAATGGTATCTCGGCAATGACGGGCCGGGTTCGCCGCGCTCCACCGCGATGGCGCGGGTCGACGATTCCGTCACGGTGCAATATGGCGCGCAGGCCGACGAGGATGCGATCCGGCGGCAGTTGCAGGCGATCGCCGTGTTCGGGACGTTCTCGACCTCGCCGACCGGGCAGTATTCGGGCGGGCAGGTCTCGGCGCTGAGCCTGCGGGTGACGCAGGCGCTGACCCAGCAGCCGGGCCAGCAGCGTATCGAGGACATCCAGACCGACATCGCGATGGCCCAGAACACGATGAAGGACGCGAGCACGCGCCAGACCCAGGCCAAGGCGCAGCTCCAGACCATCATCGACCAGGCGGAATCGGCCCCGCCGGACCAGGTCGCGAGCGAGATTCTGGCGCTCCAGAACGCGCTCCAGGCCTCCTACCAGGTGACCTCGAAGCTGGCGCAGCTCTCGCTCGTCAAGTTCCTGTAA
- a CDS encoding universal stress protein, whose translation MFKSILVPIDLADTDLAKPAIATAATLSQTWSGTVRLLNVLPMTPVMLAEYVPADFDEQQRQTSEEALAIVARESGIEASHISSVVRQGGIYHEILEEAVHMKADLIVMTSHRPAMRTYFLGSNAGHVVRYAKCSVLVVRH comes from the coding sequence ATGTTCAAGTCCATCCTCGTGCCCATCGACCTCGCCGACACCGATCTCGCCAAGCCGGCGATCGCGACCGCGGCAACGCTGTCGCAGACCTGGAGCGGCACGGTGCGCCTGCTCAACGTGCTGCCGATGACGCCGGTGATGCTGGCCGAATACGTGCCGGCCGATTTCGACGAACAGCAGCGCCAGACCTCGGAGGAAGCGCTCGCCATCGTCGCGCGCGAGTCCGGCATCGAGGCCTCCCACATCTCCAGCGTGGTCCGCCAGGGCGGCATCTACCACGAGATTCTGGAGGAAGCCGTGCACATGAAGGCCGATCTGATCGTGATGACCTCGCATAGGCCGGCGATGCGCACCTATTTCCTCGGCTCCAATGCCGGGCACGTGGTGCGCTATGCGAAGTGCTCGGTGCTGGTGGTCAGGCACTGA